gcaggcagacagatagacagacaggcagacagacagacagacagacaggcagacagacacagacagagttTTTAAGTAGCTCCTGGGATTGGTTGTAATTATGCAATCCTTCCTTCCTTCACACCCGCCCCCATGTCACAGGTACACACCACTTTGATTGGCCTGAAGGCAGAGATGGTGTCACTGCGACGGTTGTTGGTCCAGGAGTCCCAGCGAGGATATTCTCCCTTCTCAAACACAAACTGCTCTCCCTTGCAGCTCGGCTGCTCGTAGCCAACCCAGCtgaggagagaagagaagagagagaggagggggagagggagggggagtgtGGGAAgatgagaggggagggggagaggaagagggagtgTGGGAAGACAGGAGAAGAGAtaaaggggagagggagagagaagggaaaGGAGGGAGATAGGAGaagagagaaaggggagagggagagagtctgCACATTGACACAGCCCTCAATGGCAGCTCTCCactgcagaattccaagcactcAGCATCTCTCAACAGCTTTGAGCTTACTCTGCAGCATCATCATGAAGAATAATCCAACACTACCCCCACACCACTGATTGTCATCAGGACtcattacaccccccccccccacacacacacacagacaccacagTTCCTGCACTCTCTCCTGCCCCCCTGCTGGACTCACGGTCCGGACTGCACCAGGATGGAGCCCACTTTCTCCACTCCGAACTCCCTCAGGTCGGGGCAGGGTCCAGTCAGCTCATGGCAGCGGCCCTGGAAGTTCTCCTGTTCGTAGATAACGATCTGGGAGGGGGGAGAAATCCCGTCAGTAACTCTGAACATTCTCCACCTTCTCTCTGctcctctttctcttcctctctcccctctctcttgtGCTGTCTCCATCGCCCTCAGCCTCCCCCTCGTCTCTCACCTTGAATGCCGTGGTTCCCGGCTGCTGCTGTTTGGATGCAGGAGTCTGGTGGTCTGTTGCCATTGTGATCCAGATGCTTTGTTAAGTGGAAAAGTGCTGAGGAGAACGGGGAGGAGACACAGAGTGGTGAGCGATACACAGCAGAACAGTACAAACctgattattaatattagtagcGGCAGCTCTTACCAGTACCTGCTTGTGCCAGTGAGGTACGGGGCAGTGGGGCTCAATTTATAGCGGCACGCTAAGTGGCGTTGCCAGAATGATTTCTAAACCAGTTCCAGAAGGACAGCTGGTAAATCAGGGCAGATTAGCGGTGAATGGGGCCCGCGCTCAGATGACCTGGGGGGCCCTTTGTACCCGAGCATATCAAGTTGTccaattatttcattagctttcATTTTCCAAGTCGCTGGCATTGTTCAGAGTTTGCATGAATCAGCCCTGCCGGTGCCAAGAGCCGGGGCAGTGTCTGTGGAACAAAGCTGCTGAAAGACCCAGCACAGGGCTTACTGAGCCAGGGCACCGAGCCTGTCAAGGGGGCGTGCTCGCTGTGTTCTGCACTGTGCTGGAACCGAGACGGAGTGCTGACTGGGCTGTCAATGcatgtaaacacacacatacacacacagggctgAGCAAGCCCACTCCATAgctattataattaatattatcatTATCCATCCCATATCAGTATAGCAAAAAAAACCTCCAATCACCTCATTGACAGTGTTagacactagggggcagtgtctATAATGCTCAGGCTGTGTTACACATCAAGGGGCAAGaatgtattttgcatttactCTGTTGCCCATATGCAAGTTCATACGCAATAAAATCTAAAGTTAAATGCGTGGTACTCAGTCATACTGGACTGCTGTGACGATTCCTATCTGTGTTGGAATGTAATACTGCAGCGCTGCACATGGTCACTCTGCATAGCATCCCAGAAAGCAGCTCTGAGAGGTGATGTGTGAGAGCTGCAGAGCAATCAGCAATCAAGTGTCACCTGGTGGCTGCATGTTGTAATTGTGTCAAAGATTCCTTCTCTGTAGTGAGAGTGAAGCAACCCGTTTTAGGGACGAGTTGCTTGTGGAAAGTCATGCATTCTTAGTGGAAACAAAATGTTTCCATCCGTACACAACCGAGACTGACTGGCACATTGTCTGAACTGGGAATACTCAACAGGGACctataatatacagtgtgtgtgtatgagagagagcgagcaggcaggcaggcatcaGATGTCATTTAACATTCGTTTCTGGTAAACCTGTGGCTGCAATCGGTGTGCATCAGTTGAAATGACTGAGCATGGCTTATACCTACAACATTGGTTCATTGTCAAAGTCAAAAGCAAGCAAAGGTTTCAAAGCCCAGTTGAATGTTATGGGCAGCAGGGATTCTCTATTGCACACTGCCCTTGCAACCATTAcacagtttgaaataaaaacaagacaggCAACGCATAGCATCATACTGCATGCACGTTTATTTTGGAGACATGACAAAGACAAAGGCTCCTTGAATCATTGGTCTACAAATAGAAAAGTGTCTTTTTAGTTCTTGTGATGCAGTCTTGTACAGAGGAGTTAGAgccattgcatatatatatatatatatatatatatatatatatatatatataaaaaacataagcATACTTCATGATGCTTTATTGAATTTTGACACTGCATAATATGAACAGACACTTTCACTGACCATCtcaacaataataatctttacatatagcacctttcatagtggaccaccacaaagcactttacaaggtacaagactggggtgtgtgaactatgcattagctacagagtcacttacaacagcatcACACCTcaaaggcagagcacaaggaggttatgtgacttgcCCAGGGTCagacaatgagtcagtggctgagctgggatttgaaccgctGACCTGGTGGTTGTAAGTTTGTTTCGTTAACCACtcaaccacacagcctcctaacaaGCAGTTATTGGAATGGTTTTACTCATGCTTGTTTGCAGTTCTTTATGTTAGGGTGTGTTGCTTTACAGAGTGCTAGATTAGATCGGGTGGAAAGACTCAAGAACCCATAGAGCTGGTAAAGCTCCTTTCAAACCTGGTGGGCCAGTGTTGTAACTAAGGTTTCGTTAAATTGCAGTTTTTCActtagcacacagtgccacccgGTGGGTAGATgcagtattgtgtttgtttgactGGTAGTCTCACTCCTGGAGAGCGGTGGTCTGGCTCTTGCGGGACACTGTTTTGAAATAAGTACAGATGTAAGAGCAAATTTTCAGagagaaataaaatcatttttaacaaCATAAAACTCCTTATAACAATAATTGAAGTGCTCCTCCGTCATGCAGCTAAGTTATTTCCTCTCAGTTATGTTGGCgttccagttttatttatttttctacaagtTTGCTTTAGT
The Polyodon spathula isolate WHYD16114869_AA chromosome 22, ASM1765450v1, whole genome shotgun sequence genome window above contains:
- the LOC121296865 gene encoding beta-crystallin B2; protein product: MATDHQTPASKQQQPGTTAFKIVIYEQENFQGRCHELTGPCPDLREFGVEKVGSILVQSGPWVGYEQPSCKGEQFVFEKGEYPRWDSWTNNRRSDTISAFRPIKVGSQEHKIVMYENPSFTGKKIEVIDDDVPSFHAHGYQEKVSSVRVQSGTWVGYQYPGYRGYQYLFEKGDYKDNLEFGAQHPQIQSVRRIRDMQWHQRGAFHPSN